The following is a genomic window from Streptomyces lincolnensis.
GTCCGGCGGTCCGCGTCGGCGGTGTTGAGAACCAGCTTCGAGCCGTTCACCGACAGGTCCGACACCAGGGTGAGATCGGTGGGGGAGCGGCCGTCGTACCGCTGGAGCGCGCCGGTGCGCAGGTCGCGGACGAAGGCGTTCCAGGAGGTGCTGGAGTCTCCGTTGGGGTCGGTGCCGGGCACCAGGTTGGTGGCCACCGAACTGAAGCCGACCTTGGAGCCGTCGGCGCTCAGCACCGGGGCGATCGCCGACCTGTCGGCCGGCGCGCCGTCGTGGGTGGCATCGGCCTGGACGCTCCGGCCGGTCGCCCGGTCGTAGACTCGGATGTCGCCCTGGTCGTCGTCGGACGGGCCCGAATAGCCCTCCAGATAGGCGACCTTGCGGCCGTCGGCGCTCATCGAGATCTGATGGCACTGGTGGACGTTCTTCGATCCGTCGGAGGGCCGGCTGACCCGTCGGACCTGCTGCGTCCTGCGGTCCAGGAGCATGACCCGGCAGGCGTACGCGCCGTGTTCGTCGACGGTGGGCCGGGCGACGAAGGCGACGTACCGTCCGTTCGCGCTGATCGGGGCGATGCCGTACGACACCTGGTAGCCCTCGCCCATCGCGGGCGCCAGACGCTCCACGCTTCCGGTGCGCAGATCCATGACGTGCACGGAGGCCCGGCCGGTCGCGGTCGAGAACGAGCCGAAGGTCAGATGGCGACCCGACTCCGACAACCGGGGTGTCGACGTCGTCTCCCCCGGTACCACCACGCGCTGGAGCGGGGCGCCGGGAGCCGTCCGGTAGTAGACGCTGTTGCGTACGTCCGTGCCGGGCACCAGGTTGGTCGCGCTCGACTCGAAGGCCACGACGCGTCCGTCCGCGCTGACCACCGGTTCCGTCGAGTGGCCGTTGCCGGCGGTGCCGTCGGGGGCCACGCTGATCCGTTCCGTGCGGGGGACGAGTTGTTCGCCGCTCGCCGCCCCCGCGGGCCAGGCGAGAGCGGCCACGGCGGCCAGCGCGACGGTCATGGACATGCGTAAGGAAGGTCTCATCAGGGTGCCTCTCCCCTCGGCCGGGGGACGACGGCAGCCGCCCCCCACCTCGCGCCCCGGCGCCACGCCACGGACTCACGAGGATCCACGCGATGAAAGCGCGCGGTGTGCCCGGGGTCAATGGATGTGCACGCGTCGGTTCAGCTCCCTTCGCCCGTCGGTTCAGCCTCCCTCACCCGTCGGTTCACCCTCGCTCACGGCATGCCCAGGCTCCGTCGATAAGGCGCCTGGGGACCGGAGTTCGCCACCACGGCGGCACACGCGGCGTCGGCGGCACACGCCTGGCCGGGGTTCCGGGGAGGCAGCAGGGTGTTGCCGGAGAACTCGAGGTCGTGCGGGTCGCCGCAGCCCTCGTCCGGATTCTGCTGGTCGGCCGGCGGCCAGGCGCCGGGGAA
Proteins encoded in this region:
- a CDS encoding TolB family protein, giving the protein MSMTVALAAVAALAWPAGAASGEQLVPRTERISVAPDGTAGNGHSTEPVVSADGRVVAFESSATNLVPGTDVRNSVYYRTAPGAPLQRVVVPGETTSTPRLSESGRHLTFGSFSTATGRASVHVMDLRTGSVERLAPAMGEGYQVSYGIAPISANGRYVAFVARPTVDEHGAYACRVMLLDRRTQQVRRVSRPSDGSKNVHQCHQISMSADGRKVAYLEGYSGPSDDDQGDIRVYDRATGRSVQADATHDGAPADRSAIAPVLSADGSKVGFSSVATNLVPGTDPNGDSSTSWNAFVRDLRTGALQRYDGRSPTDLTLVSDLSVNGSKLVLNTADADRRTLGLMLRDLRTGQEELLSPGPDGAPVTVGTAALSADESTVVLGTYYPGLVPEDTNLIGDVFVRTLR